The Trichocoleus desertorum ATA4-8-CV12 nucleotide sequence TATTTATGCTTCTTTATCTATCAAGAATTGATTTTATAATTTTTTAATAAAAGCTCAAAATAAGACCTAGTAAAGACTTCGGATTTTAAGTTTTTTCCCTGCGAATTTAGCGCTTGTGTAGATATGTGTAACTTAAAATTTCGACTAAATGTTTAAGTTTGGTAAAGCAATCCGTCTCTTCAACACCTCTAAGAGGGTCTTAAAAACAGCCGGAGGTGTTGCTATGACTTCGATCTGCTCGTTTGAGATGGGATGCTGGAGTCGCAATTTCCAGGCATGTAACGCTTGACCCGGTAAGTTCACACCCAGGGAACGATGGGAACTATAAACCGGATCTCCCACAACCGGATGACCCATGTGGCTGCTGTGAACCCGAATCTGATGAGTCCGGCCAGTTTCTAGCTGAAAATGCATCAGCGTGTAGTTGCCCAATCGCTCCAGCACTCGCCAATGGGTTACAGATCGACGGCCCCCCCTTTCTTCTAGGACGATCGCCATCTTTTTGCGATCGACAGGATGACGACCAATGGGTAGGTCAATGGTGCCGCTCTCCGCCTTGGGAGAACCGTACACCACAGCTAGGTATTCTCGACGGGCGGTTTTTGCCTTCAGTTGGGCTTGCAAGTGGTGGTGGGCCTGGTCAGTTTTGGCGATCGCGATCGCCCCGCTGGTGTCTTTATCCAGACGATGGACAATTCCCGGTCGCTGCACCCCCCCAATGCCAGGGAGAGCATTTAGCCCCGATAAGGTTTGGCAGTGAGCTAACAGCGCGTGAACCAGGGTGCCTGATTCGTGCCCTGGGGCGGGATGCACAACCAACCCAGCAGGTTTATTCACAATCAGCAAATGCTCGTCTTCGTAGAGGATATCGAGGGGAATTTTCTCCGGTTGTAACTCTAGCGGCTGGGCATCAGGAATTTCGACCTGTATGCGATCGCCTGTTTGCACTGTGACTTTCTTGGAGGTGCAAACTTGACCATTCACCTGCACTTGGCCTTGCTCAATCAGTTTTTGCAACCGAGAGCGAGATAAGTCAGGTAATTGTTCTGATAGCCAGCGATCGAGCCGTTC carries:
- a CDS encoding RluA family pseudouridine synthase, which gives rise to MASEVNLQVEQAGERLDRWLSEQLPDLSRSRLQKLIEQGQVQVNGQVCTSKKVTVQTGDRIQVEIPDAQPLELQPEKIPLDILYEDEHLLIVNKPAGLVVHPAPGHESGTLVHALLAHCQTLSGLNALPGIGGVQRPGIVHRLDKDTSGAIAIAKTDQAHHHLQAQLKAKTARREYLAVVYGSPKAESGTIDLPIGRHPVDRKKMAIVLEERGGRRSVTHWRVLERLGNYTLMHFQLETGRTHQIRVHSSHMGHPVVGDPVYSSHRSLGVNLPGQALHAWKLRLQHPISNEQIEVIATPPAVFKTLLEVLKRRIALPNLNI